The following proteins come from a genomic window of Gimesia chilikensis:
- a CDS encoding DUF485 domain-containing protein — protein sequence MAGFDHGPNEPGEQENHETISRNTRLGLILFTVYLLLYGGFVFLNTFSPAKMEVVVFAGLNLAIVYGFTLIIAAFVLAIIYGWMCRNDVASSGSSNQGDA from the coding sequence ATGGCAGGTTTTGATCACGGCCCGAATGAGCCGGGAGAACAGGAAAACCACGAGACGATCTCTCGTAACACGCGACTGGGTTTAATCCTGTTTACCGTTTATCTGTTGCTGTATGGCGGTTTCGTTTTCCTGAATACGTTCTCACCAGCCAAAATGGAAGTTGTGGTCTTCGCCGGACTCAACCTGGCCATCGTCTACGGCTTCACGCTGATCATCGCTGCCTTCGTGCTCGCCATCATCTATGGCTGGATGTGCCGCAATGATGTCGCCTCCTCCGGTTCCAGCAATCAGGGGGATGCATAA
- a CDS encoding ComEA family DNA-binding protein produces MCLPTFFPLIPHELITSPNSILDSGSLRMENQTPDESTPQTFLGLHRSDQYFLGVLLIVILCLSLLHLARLSRWGTEPLEIEKQTPLPYDYQLDINQATWVEFAQLKQIGPVLARRIVDYREIHGPFRSIDDLLQVKGIGPKKLAANRKHFLPLPPGVNP; encoded by the coding sequence ATGTGTTTACCGACTTTTTTCCCGTTGATTCCCCATGAACTGATCACCAGTCCCAACAGCATCCTAGATTCAGGCAGCCTGCGGATGGAAAACCAGACACCGGATGAATCAACGCCGCAGACCTTTCTGGGTCTGCACCGGAGCGATCAGTATTTTTTAGGTGTACTGCTGATTGTGATTCTCTGCCTGTCACTCCTGCATCTGGCGCGACTGTCCCGCTGGGGAACCGAGCCACTCGAAATTGAGAAACAGACACCGCTGCCTTACGATTATCAGCTCGATATCAATCAGGCAACCTGGGTAGAGTTTGCCCAGCTCAAGCAGATCGGTCCTGTTTTAGCCAGGCGCATCGTTGACTATCGCGAGATACACGGCCCTTTTCGCTCAATCGATGATCTGCTGCAGGTCAAAGGCATCGGACCCAAAAAACTGGCAGCGAATCGAAAACATTTTCTGCCCCTTCCCCCAGGCGTCAATCCCTGA